In a genomic window of Zingiber officinale cultivar Zhangliang chromosome 9B, Zo_v1.1, whole genome shotgun sequence:
- the LOC122025790 gene encoding uncharacterized protein LOC122025790 isoform X1, protein MSNMDANEHENQNEENGMPSAQQEEEAIKKKYGRMVPKKPPLISKASLEVEVEVSLQFYRQFIFLEYSFHNQHYRILMQDHERAYFDSADWALGKQDGHAQKPKGPLEALRPKLQPTPQQQVRSRRSVYASADNEDGGNGASEEMNDNNNYDQ, encoded by the exons ATGTCGAACATGGATGCCAATGAACATGAGAATCAAAATGAGGAAAATGGCATGCCATCAGCCCAACAGGAG GAAGAAGCAATCAAGAAGAAATATGGAAGAATGGTACCCAAAAAACCACCACTGATATCCAAGGCAAGTCTTGAAGTGGAAGTGGAAGTTTCACTTCAGTTCTATAGACAGTTTATTTTCCTTGAATATTCATTCCACAACCAACACTATCGAATTCTTATGCAGGATCATGAACGTGCATACTTTGATTCTGCAGATTGGGCTTTAGGGAAG CAAGATGGGCATGCTCAGAAACCGAAGGGACCTCTTGAAGCACTTCGTCCAAAGCTGCAG CCCACACCTCAGCAGCAAGTTCGTTCACGCCGCTCAGTGTATGCATCTGCTGACAATGAAG ATGGGGGAAATGGTGCTTCTGAGGAAATGAACGACAATAACAACTATGATCAGTAA
- the LOC122025790 gene encoding uncharacterized protein LOC122025790 isoform X2 yields MSNMDANEHENQNEENGMPSAQQEEEAIKKKYGRMVPKKPPLISKDHERAYFDSADWALGKQDGHAQKPKGPLEALRPKLQPTPQQQVRSRRSVYASADNEDGGNGASEEMNDNNNYDQ; encoded by the exons ATGTCGAACATGGATGCCAATGAACATGAGAATCAAAATGAGGAAAATGGCATGCCATCAGCCCAACAGGAG GAAGAAGCAATCAAGAAGAAATATGGAAGAATGGTACCCAAAAAACCACCACTGATATCCAAG GATCATGAACGTGCATACTTTGATTCTGCAGATTGGGCTTTAGGGAAG CAAGATGGGCATGCTCAGAAACCGAAGGGACCTCTTGAAGCACTTCGTCCAAAGCTGCAG CCCACACCTCAGCAGCAAGTTCGTTCACGCCGCTCAGTGTATGCATCTGCTGACAATGAAG ATGGGGGAAATGGTGCTTCTGAGGAAATGAACGACAATAACAACTATGATCAGTAA